The genomic stretch tttttcttgcatttggagatcctcttctatcatgagttccctggaactcttctgtaccattgcattgatgagaagaatatagtccatcacagtagatcaacactcaatgttgatgatactgtgtacaatgttcttctggttctgctcatctcactcatcatcagctcacgtaagaccctccaggtttctctgaacccttcctgctcatcatttcttacagcataatagtattccattgtattcatataccacaacttgtccagccattccccaattgatgggcaccccctcaacttccaattccttgctaccacgtaaagagcagctataaatatttttgtacatgtgggtccctttcccccttccatgatttctttgggcaaaagacctaaaagtggaattgctgggtcaaagggtatgcacagctttatcgccctttgggcataattccaaattgctctccagaatggttggatcagctcacagctccaccaacaatggattagtgttccaatttttccacagcctctccaacatttattatcttccttttttgtcattttagccaatctgataggtgtcaggtggtacctcagagttgttttaatttgcatctctctaatcattagagatttagagcattttttcatatgggaatagatagctttggtttcttcatcagaaaactgcctgttcatatcctttgaccatttctcaattggggaatgacttggattcttataaatttgatttaattccctatatattttagagatgaggcctttatcagaagcactggcctcaaaaattgtttcccagttttctgcctcccttccaattttggatgcattgcttctgtttgtacaaaaattttttaatttaatataatcaaaatcatccattttgcattttataatatactctatctcttgtttggtcaaaaactgttctcctttccaaagatctgataggtacactattcctttctctcctaatttatctatggtatcacctcttatgtctaaatcgtgtatccattttgaccttattttagtataaggtgtaagatgttggtctatgcctaatttctgccatactatcttccagttttcccagcagtttttgtcaaatactgagttcctatcccagaagctggagtctttgggtttatcaaacactacattactagtgtcatttactactgcatttcctgagcctagcctattccattgatctaccactctattttttagccagtaccatatagttttgatgactgccgctttatagtaaagctacACTggagtcatttttgactctttcctctctccagctaggtggcttaatggatagattgtagggcctggagtcaggaagacttatcttcccgagttcaaattgtcttcagacacttacacttgtgtgatcctgggtaagtcacttaatcctgtttcttcatctgtaaaatgaacagagaaaggaaatatcactcactccagtatctttgccaagaaaacctcaaatggggtcatgaagagcattactgaaaatgactgaacagagaCAATCTCCCTTATCTCCTAATTCCCCTTCATCAAGGATTGATTCTACTTCCTAAAGATATCTCATATTTGTCTTGTTTCTACTCCTGTCTTTAGTACCCTAACTGAAAACCTCAGTGTTTCATAAGGATAATCATAAGAGTCTCCTGACTGATTCACTATCTGATggtctcttcattttattttccattctccACCCAATGGAAAGATTGATGCTAATGTCCATGACATCTCTTGCTTAAAAACagtggaataggggcagctaggtggcgcagtggatagagcactggccctggagtcaggaggacctgagttcaaatccggcctcagacacttaacacttactagctgtgtgaccctgggcaagtaacttaaccctaattgcctcactaaaaaaaacaacaacaacaacaaaaaaaccagtggtataaagggaaaaaagagcatTGTTTGCCCAAGTCAGGAAACAGATTCAAATACTGTTTCTGACATTGTGCTACTCTGGGTATGTCATGCAACagctttcagcctcagttttcccatctgtaaaatgaggagaataatacaTGCTCTCCCTGTCTtaaaggttgttgtaaggaaataaTTTTGCGGAGAGCCAAATGAAGAGGCTGGAGTTGGATACAGAGAGTTCCAGTTCACATTTTAGCTCTGATCCAATCTGTcatataaccctaggcaagtcacttcatttctctgacttCAGTTCAATTTCTCACTTCACTTCAAATTCTATAATGGAGGAAATACATACATCTAACACCTACTACCCAGTTccattctccctcccaccctcataGGTTCCTCTaagtgaatcaatgaatcaacaaatcaATCCATCTTGCCACCCACCCATCACTGGTCTCTTTCATCTCTATAAATATAACCTATCCCTGCCAGTTAAATTTTTGCCTGTCCTTTAAGATCTAGTCTAAATGCTAGCTCCTATAGAAAGACTTCTTGGTCAAGCCTGTGTTTTATTTTAACCTAGAATCAAGCCACCATGACAGTTTCCAGTCATTTTCAAAGCACATTTCCTACCCTGGggccttcctcttccttttactGCAACATAGACTCTGCCTTGGCACCCTAAGATCTGACAGGTGAGCTTTTATCTTAATCTTTCCTGGAATGAGGACACCATAGCCCTTTCACATCCCTTCCAAACCTCATATGGTCCTACTCTAGATCCCCTTTAATTGTTGCCTTCCTTTCTTAGGACATATGCTTCTTAAAGGCAggggccatattttttttttttatatttgcagtCCCAGTGATTCTCACAAAGCCTGGTACATaggaagagcttaataaatgaattttcatGAATTACTCCTAGACACAAACCTCATCTTATCTCTCttaaaactttgcatttcttatatGCACTCATATTTTAATTTAGATCATAGTTATATTTATCTTGTATCAGCTCCCTATGGGCAAGGATCAGGTCCTTTGTCTCCCTTTGAATGCCTGACATAGGGAATTGACTAAGGAGGTCCCTCATACATATTTCTTTATGATTATAGGCTGCAATATTATTAGCCaccatttatatatcattttaagatttgcaaagaacattataaatattatctcattttacctttgGAAAAACACTGGGAGTTAGGGTATACCTTTTATACAggcaaggaagctgaggcagagaatggttaagtgacttgcccagggacacaaatttgaactaaggtcatTACTGTATCTGCAGTGTGACCTAGTTGTCAAACGGAATTAATTTGAATATGACCCAAGATCTTTAGAATCAACAGGTGAGCAGGAAAAATTAAAACGACTAATAAGACAAGATCTCCCATGTGCCTATTTCCCACAACTCCTGAAAGCCTCCTTCCTCCTTACCCTTTAATTACATTTTGGTCTCTGgactcatttatttaaaaaaaaaagatgccacgTTCAAATAAAGTGGAACTTTTATAATtcaatcccttcaatttctagatgaggaaattgaggccaagaaatgacttgtctaaggtcaaaaAGCTACTAAAATCAGAATAGAGATTTAGGTTATGTCTTTAACTCAAGACCTCAAGACAAGAATTTGTTTGAAAGTGTACATTGCCCTCCCCCAACAGGTGAAAAGTTGGTTCAGTCCATTCATAACACAATGATGAAACCTCACTGCTGACCAGGAAGTAAATATTAAACCATATAATGAGAGAGACGGACCAGATAGTAAAAAGGATCCTCAAAGAGTGTCCTGAACTTTAAGATTAGAAAGAACCACCCAGAGTTTAATGACTAGAGTTCTTTAATAATAGAGGGCAACACAAATAGGTGACTCAGTGtctagagtgccagacctagaggTAGAAACACTCATGTTCTTGAGttacaatctggcctcagacaccagctgtatgaccctgggcaagtcacttaacccattttgcctcagttacccatttgtaaaatgacctatagaaggaaatggtaaatcagaccactatctttgccaagaaaatcccaaatggggtcatgaagagttgggcatgactgagaagaattcaacaaaaacaacagggaGGTTCAACATGATGCTTGTTGTCAAGGATCATTCAAGTTCTTTGATAGACTGGGGGATTTGAGCATTTTTAGGTCAGATGGAAGAACTTTAGgcataaaaattagaaaatgataaTGCTAATGTCTGGGTAGCTGTATTGAGCATCTGCAAGGTGTTTATAGGATTTTGAATCTTGTAAGAAGAAAAAGCGTTTCTCTGATccattgaccttttttttttttcagggcaatgagggttaagtgacttgcccagggtcacacagctagtaagtgtcaagtgtctcaggccagatttgaactcaggtcctcctgaatccagggccagtgctctatccactgtgccacctagctgcccctgatctgtTGACCTTTGAAGGAAAAGGAGTCACTTAGCATCAATGTGCCCAATTATGTCCTACCAGAATTAGGGTTATGATAAACTTATCTATAAGCAGTTGCCCTTATGACAGAAATGTATTGTTTTGTGCAACACTTAGAAAATCATCATTATGCAtataaatatctttaatgtgtataatatatgaaacagggagggaggaggaatgcAGGGTCACCTTGGTTTctggaagatttgaattcaagtctggcctttgTATGACATTTAATCTTTCAATGTTATAGGCAAAAGAAggtactgatctgcattggtggatgTGGATTATTGGTGGAAGCTTCCTgtttcaatgaaatcacaggtctaacatctaggtggtgcagtggataaaacacggggCTCAGAGCAAAAAAcacttatcttcctaagttcaaatctagacatatatatgtataaatacatatacatacatacatttttgtgtgtatgtgtgaatgcaGACAGACCTAATAAATATGAAAAGctttctattatttcttatatcaaaTGAAACTCTGTCAAGCATTTAAAACTTATCACAACCtgatctctttcttccttttcagtctGTTTCCAGAATGGTCTACTCTATGCACTCTATATTCTTGCCATTCTTGCTGCTACTTCTATATGAACCTCCATCTCCTgcctttatatattatatacatgcatgtggtGTCCActgtaagaatgtaagctcttctgGACAAGGATtgattcacttttgtcttttgtatCTCCATGGCtgacttagcatggtgcttgacacacagtaggtacttacttAACATGTGTTGATTAGCTGATTTATCCAACCTTCCCCTGAAGACCTTAATGGAAGGAGAACTCATCACCTGACATTCAAGGTGAGGTCATTTTTAACTATTCAGAATTCATTgttgtttcctcctctttattttGAGCCTGGCCTTCCCCTCTAGCTTCTTTCCAGTGCTGCTAGTTCTACCCTAAGTTAAACTGAATGCATCTAATGAAGACATCTATCATTCTGCCTggtccttccctctttttccacCTCATgagtgtttccttttttcttctccaggttgtACATAACCAGTTACTTCAGTAGTTCATGTGTATTTAGTCAAGATGTGACAGATATTTAGTGATACTTGGTGAGGGGGTCACAAGACTGATTGATTAACATGGATTCCAAGGACCATTGTCTTAATAATAAGGAAaccaatgaggaaaaagaaagaatcttcACATGAAAACCCTTAAGAAACTGAATCTCTGTGGACTTGTTTAGGATGTGAAAATACTAAAGgtgttttaattattttcccccttgttAACACTGTAACTCCCAAGGAAGAGGACACTTGAGGGATGCTGGATCCCCTGGAAAAAGAATATGATGCAATCAGACAAGACCAGGGAATTGAGgttcttggggggaaaaaacactaTCTTCTTCTAAAGGAGGTAGGAAGATTCCACAGTGAAAGTGAATGAGAATAAAACTAAAGACTACTGGTAAATAATGCCACCTCTGTGAGCCACAGTGGTGCAGGTGAGAGGTGAAGAAAGAAGGGTGAGGGTGAGACAAAGGACACTGAGAAACAGAACATTGGATACTACATTCTGACTGTGATCTTGTTTTTAAAGCttctacaaataaaacaaaggggTTCTCAGAAAATGTAAGTTGAGTCATTTGTAATCCACTCTACCCCTGCCACCATTTTTTACAAAGTCTCAGCtctcactaggaaaaaaaagaaattcacaaagCAATCCTTCCCTCCACCAAGAAGGATATTCAAATGAAGAGTAAGGGACTGTGGTTTGGTTTCTTATAGGTTATAATTCTCTATCAGGGATTTTGGTGATGACTGCATTCTAGAGCTTGAGGTAGCTATTGGCTCCCACAGTGACTTCAAACAATTCAGCTACTGGTCCATTTCTTTTCCAGTCCTCTATGGGCTAGAACTGTTCAGAATGAAAAGGTCCTCCTGAAGCTATGGGAAGCATAGTAGAgtggagaaaatttagaataggACTACAGATGTGTGAGGTGAGAATAGCTAAAAGACttgttatttgggaaaatagtaaaattatttcctttaaatGATAAAACTAATGTGTTCTCTCTTCCACTCAGTCAAATAAGGTCTATCTGCCTTTACCTCAAAATTTCACTGTGTCAATGGATTTTTGATCTCATTACCATGGCTTTTCCCTTGATGGGTAAAATGtccatttataatttcttattctATTCTATGTAAGAGGAATCACAAAAAAGCATTCAGTTTCCTAAAGCTGGGTATTAAAAAAGTAGATACTTTGTTAGGattttttatgatgaaaaaatactctCTTGCTTGAAAAAGTTTAggtatgttttttttattttaaaatgtatctgtTCTAATCTGTGAACACCAGCTCTCAGTAAAGATCCTCAAGGAATTCAAAGATTTCCTTCTCTACTGGGTTATCcatatagaaaaggggaaaatgtgaGATTTTTCTCCAAAAGTCAGCCCTGTTAGAGCAGGGAGAAACTACTTGGTTCCTCCATAGGACATCCTCAGATGTAGGTCTTGTAGTAGAAATATTGGAGTCCTTATTAGGAGTTTGGTTAATATAAACCATCATGAGAATACCTTGGGAGCCTAGTGGTCACCTAGAGGGACATCACTATACTGAATTTCAAGCAGCTGAATACAAATTAAGTGCtacccttattttctttttgagacATAAGTAGGCTGGAGAATGGCAGTGTGGATAGGATGGGACTAAAACTGTACAAGGAAATATTAGTTATATCTATCCCAGTTTAAaagtttaacttttaaaatgtgtaaaTAAGCTTTGTTTCATATTTTAGCTTTATGAAGTGGAATGAGGAAATGAAATCGATTGTTTTAATATTCTAATTTGTCTCTTTGTTCTGAATTTCTTCTTTCCCCAACCCATTCTTCTCATGGCTGGCAATTTAATATCCCTAAAACATGTCCCTAAAACTCctctatacaaaaaaaaaaaaacaacaaccaaaaccctTCAGTAGCTCACCATTGcctcaagaataaaattcaaaatccCTCAgtatggcatttaaagccttaAATAACATATTTCCAGtcttcatatatatgcatatatatgtatgcacacacatatatacacacttcaaatatttgtatttgtgcatatatatgtgtattgtaagGTTTAGATTTTGTAGGGTTTAAATGATAACTAGGGATATCAGAATAATGTTCACATGGGGCTTGTCACCTGAGTTTTGCTTTGAAATAAATTAGGGATTCGCTAAAGGAATGTAGACTTCCAGTGGAGGTGAACAGCTAGTATATTGCAGACCAGGATTACTAACTGTGCAAAGCCACAGAAGTGGGAGACAGAATGTGGCATACCAGGGCAGCTATTAGTCCAATTTAATGGGAAAGACAGATGtgtgatatatatttatatccatatttatatacagttatataagtatatgtatacatacatgtatgtgtgtatatatgcatatctacatGCATACAAAGCCTAGTTATATTCTCTCACCCTCATAATTATTTTGTATcaatttatgtatattttatgtatttatttacctgTTCATATGTTTTATTCCCACAGTAGCTAGCTGGCAAAAAGGATaaaacactgggtctggagtcagaaagacctgtgttcaaatacaacctcagatgtTTACCAGCTCtttgactctgggaaaattaTTCATCCACTGAGTGTCTCAGCCTCCTCAggtgtaaaatgtggataataatgggTCCTACCTTTTAGCATCATTATAAGGATAGAATgtgataaaatttgtaaagtgcttagcacataagcatttaataaaggctttccctcctcccccaattaaATGTGGGAAGAAatccttttttgtatttatattgtacTAAAGCCTAGGATAGAAGCCTTGCACagattaggcatttaataagtttgtttaattgaattgttttTATGCAACTGGGTTATCtatctattgtgtgtgtgtgtgtgtgtgtgtaattaccACTCCAGGATTGAAGAAAGAATAACTTATGAAGGAATCAGatctctgtttctccttttttaaagacTATTATCACTTGTTAACTTAGGGATGGTCTTGTGCCCAAATTCTCATGGTCAGGATAGAAAAGATTGGTTGAAGTTGACTCCTGTGATTACCTGCACAAGAAACCCCAGTGGTTCTCTAGGGTAAAATTCAGACTTGTTTAGCCTTTAGAGGTTATCATAATCTATTTCCTACagatatttttttcagaattctGGAATATTACTTTCATTCGAATGCCCTATATCCTAATTAGACCAACTTCTCCAGCATCTAGCTCAGGCTTTTTcatacagtaagtgcttgataaatctTTGTTAACTTACTActagctctttttcttttctttcttttattctttttttttgtgtggggcaataagggttaagtgacttgcacagctaataaatgtcaagtgtctgaggtccgatttgaactcatgtcctcctgaatccagggctggtgctttatccattgtgtagCTGTCCCCCCTTACTAGCTCTTTTCAATACACTACCTTTCATCTCCCATCCCATGTCTTTGCACAAGCTGTGCCTCGTGCATGGCAGAAGTTCTCTGTTCACATCTCTTTCATGGATTCTTTAGATCTCTAGATTCCTCAAAGGATCAGTTCAATTGCCACTTCCTTTAAGAGACTTATCCTGATCTTCCTTATATGCTAGCACACCCCCACACCCAATTCCATTGTACcttctttgtatctattttgaatGAATGACTGGAAATTTGAATGTTTATAAATTCTGACATATTTTTTACTAAAGAAAGTACCAATCATGGTATTagtttggggaaaacaaaacaaaagcaaaccctCATTGAATGTATCCATGACTGAACTGATAAGAAATTTGCCTAAAATGTGACTCAAAAGACATGAGatttttcttgatttaaaaaattaaccattATCGtatctttaagaaaatcatttaaacacGCTGAACTTCAGTCTCattatctgttgttgtttgtccttcattctaaaagagcaccatgacatcaggaggtgatgtcatagcttgctgtgaattggattcaagtgaggcagggctgtggaaaatcaccaacctcactctctcctccagcgccatctgggtccagtgacgagatatatatcaagatgactggagatggccctggatgtttaaggcaattgggggttaagtgactcattcagggtcacacagctaggaagtgtctgagatgagatttgaacttcaattccagtgctctatctactgcaccacctagctttgccttcattatctataaaatggggataatagtatccATTTTATCTCATACAATTGTCGGGAAGGTCAGGTGAGATAATAAAgatgaaagcaatttgaaatctataaaatcaaagaaaaatggaaggttATTAAAGGACAATGATGGTTATGATAATGATAGGGAAGGACTAGTGAGTCCAGTGGTATGTATAgtgaactcccagatgaggaaactctgtgACTGATTCAGAGAATAttctaatttatagtcttagagagatgcCTAGAGCCTCTTAAATGCCTAttcaagttaagtgatttacctagagtCAAATAGTCAGTATACATCACACTTAGTACTTAACTCATGCCTTCCTGACTTTAACACCCCTTCTCAATGCATTACACTATTTGCCATATCTTATTCatagcaataataattaatatcttCAGTTCAATGAAATACATTGCCaaaagaaatgtatataaaatCCTAGTAAATTTAGTTGTCCCTTCTCTTACTGGCTGGTGGGTTGTGTCTGGGTCAGTGGACAGATACAGATTGAATTCCAAACACATTATGtactctttgtctttttctcagCAGAGACCACCAGGAATAAATGGCCAATGGAAACTACACCAGGGTGACCGAGTTCATTTTTGTGGGTTTGAAGTACCATCCTAAGCTGCAAGTCGCCCTCTTTATACTGTTTCTGTTCTTTTATCTCTTCAACCTGACAGGCAACCTGGGAATGATCTTCCTTATCCGAATTGATGCCCGCCTTCACAcccctatgtatttttttctcagtcaCCTATCATTTGTGGACATCAGCTTCTCTTCTGTGGTGGCCCCTAAGATGCTGAGAGACTTCTTTGATGAGAGAAAGACCATCTCCTTTCTGGGCTGTGCCTTGCAGCAATggttctttggtttttttgttgccACTGAATGCTTTCTCTTGGCGTCCATGGCCTATGACCGCTATGTGGCAATCTGTAACCCTCTGCTTTACTCTGTAGCCATGTCCCAGAGACTCTGCATCCAGCTCGTGTCTGGCCCCTATGCTGCAGGTTTCACAAGCACCATGACTCATACCACTGCTGCTTTCCGTCTCCCTTTCTGTGGCCCTAATGTCATCAATCACTTCTTTTGTGACATCTCACCTCTCTTTACTCTCATCTGTGCTGACATCTCAGTCAACAAGATTGTCCTTTTTGTCATGGCTGGGTCAGTGTTGGTTTTTAGTGGTCTGATCATCATTGTATCGTATATCTACATCCTCATAGCCATCCTCAGAATCCGTTCTGCAGAGGGAAGGCGCAAAGCCTTTTCTACCTGCTCCTCTCACCTAACTGCTGTCAGTATCCTCTATGGGACCCTCTTCTTCATCTATGTGCGACCTAGTGCTAGCTTCTCCCTGGACCTCAACAAGGTGGTGTCTGTGTTCTACACTGCAGTGATCCCCATGTTGAATCCCCTCATTTATAGTTTGAGGaacaaagaagtcaaagatgcCATCCACAGGACTATTGCTAAAGTCAAGTTTTGTATCAGAAATTAAATTCTTTCCCAGAATAGGTAATGGGATACAGTCTCAGCCAGGTTGGGCACATTCTTAAAAGTTCATTGCATAATTCTCATCAATTTTGGGCACTTGGCACCTTTCTGTATCTTGCAATCTCCaccttgtttttgtttctctggaAATGATTTAAAATGAATATCCTTATTTTTtagtctgcattttcttttgcaacatggctaatatggaaatgttttacatgattgcacatgtataatatgtataaaattatttgccttctcaaggaaaggggagggggggaagggagaaagagattttAATactcacaattaaaaaaaataatactaaaaatttttgtttacatgtaattgagaaaataataaaattaacaatTAAATTCTGACAAATGCACACCCTTATCCCATTTTTTTCTAGATAGTTTGATTTACCATGGAGTTAGATAAATTTGTACTTATTATTACCATATATAATTGCCTACCAGGATTCTTGACCATCTATTTTATCCTTTAATaagggaaatttttctcacatcttctcaGTGGAATAGTTCAATAGGTGGTGGGGGTTCGACTTTTTTCTATATAGCAGGAGAATGTCTTTGTCCCAGTCCTGGGGACCCTTTGACTACATTGAAATGATCCAGACTATACCTTAAAAAGGAAGATCTCTATTTAGGTTCCCATTCAAACACTTAGCTATGTCAGCCTCAATCCCAGTTCCTTGTAAATTTTTACTAACCATGAAATGGATGAAGACATGACTGCAACCTAAATGACAGGATTCAGAATCAAATATGTTTTTCTTGGCCTGAGGGGATTCCTACTGATTCAATGTTTCTGATTTACTTTGGaattctttaatttctccctAACACCTTAAGAAAAcaacaaagaggggcagctaggtggtgcaatggatagagcaccggccctggagtcaggagtatctgagttcaaatccggcctcagacacttaacacttactgtgtgaccctgggcaagtcacttaaccccaattgcctcactaaaaaaaaaaaaaaaaaaagaaaaaaagaaaacaacaaagagCTCTAATTGTTGACCCCAAAACGAAGAAAGATGTTTATTTTGCTTCATAGTCTTCTCGTGCCagttattcctttcttttcttttccttctgctaCACAttctgttattaaaaaaaatctattttctagaGGATATGATTTTCTATTGGGAAATGAAGATGTGCATTTAGGAAGAATCATCGGGATTGAGGCAAAGTCTGAATTGTAAACTGTTATTGATTGCTGACTTCAGAGTCACCTGACTTTGCTTAACCCTTCTTACACTAAAATTTCCAGGGTCTAGATCTGCCCCATGCTGTCTAATCCTGGGTTCCTGCATTCTGGCCAACCCATAGACCTTCACTTCTACATTAAGCTTTTCCTTGGTTTAGTTGAGATTTTCTTTCCTTGGTGCTTTGGTTCTACCTTCTTTATTCAATTTATCATCTCATATTTACTCTCAGTCAGACAGGACATATCCTGATTACTAGTAGCCTTTCAGTTTTTCGTTCATCCACA from Dromiciops gliroides isolate mDroGli1 chromosome 6, mDroGli1.pri, whole genome shotgun sequence encodes the following:
- the LOC122732429 gene encoding olfactory receptor 1009-like, which encodes MANGNYTRVTEFIFVGLKYHPKLQVALFILFLFFYLFNLTGNLGMIFLIRIDARLHTPMYFFLSHLSFVDISFSSVVAPKMLRDFFDERKTISFLGCALQQWFFGFFVATECFLLASMAYDRYVAICNPLLYSVAMSQRLCIQLVSGPYAAGFTSTMTHTTAAFRLPFCGPNVINHFFCDISPLFTLICADISVNKIVLFVMAGSVLVFSGLIIIVSYIYILIAILRIRSAEGRRKAFSTCSSHLTAVSILYGTLFFIYVRPSASFSLDLNKVVSVFYTAVIPMLNPLIYSLRNKEVKDAIHRTIAKVKFCIRN